Genomic window (Phycisphaeraceae bacterium):
CCAAGTGACGGCATGCTGGAATAATCCGCCATGACGAAGTACCCAGCGGGTGCATGAAAGACACCGAATCCGGCGCTCACGAGAGCTGCTGACAGCTCGTTGCGCATCATGCGGAGATGATCGCGCAGTCGCGACACATGCGGCAACCCGGCGCTGATGATGCTCGCTGCAGCATGCTGTGTTGGCGTGTGCGTTGCAAACGTGAGAAACTGATGTGCTGAGCGGACTCCAGCACTCAGTTCAGCTGACGCAATCGTCCATCCAACCTTCCAGCCGGTCACCGAACAGGTCTTTCCGATGCTTGAACACACAACGGTTCGATCTGCCATATCCTGAAGCGTCATCGGCGAGAGGTGCTCGGCAGAATCATCGAGCACGAGATGCTCGTACACCTCGTCTGAGATGAGAATCAGGTCGTGCTCACGGCAGATGCTCGCGATTGATTCGAGTTCGTCGCGCGAGAACACCTTACCCGTTGGATTGTGCGGGGTGTTGAGCACCATCGCCCTTGTACGAGGTGAGACAGCATTTCGTATCTGTTCTGGATCAAACTCGAACTGCCCCGTTGATCGATTCGGAGCAAGCTGGACAAACTTCGGGGTCACCCCCGCCATCGCGCAGCCCGCAAGATACGCGTCGTAGTACGGCTCCATCAGGATCACTTCATCGCCGGGCTCAAAGAGCCCGAGGAATATTGCCGCGAGTGCTTCCGTGCATCCCGTTGTCACTGTGACCTGCGACATTGGATCGACTTCAATGCCTGTGCGTTCTCTCCAGTCGTTTGCGATCGCGCTGACAAGCACAGGCTCGCCAGCGGATCGTGCATACTGGTTCTTTCCGACACTGCCAACACCAACCGCATCGATCATCGCCTGCTTGAGTTCGTCTGGACCGTCAAAGTCTGGAAAACCCTGCGAGAGATTCACCGCGTTGTGCTCGTTGGCAAGGCGCGTCATCTCCGCGAAGATGGTTGTGCCGAACGGTGCAAAGCGGGATGCGATCTGTGCGTGCATGCGAAATCTCAGTCAGGTTGCATCACTTGTAGGTCTTGCCGTTGTGCATGATCCACCCGTCCTCATGCCAGCCCTTCGGATCGTGGTGCGTCCAGTGCATCGTGCCGCCCTGCTCGGACCACTCGTACTCGCCATAGATCACAACCTCGTCGCCCTCCTTGACAGGAACACGATCGGCGAGGTCAATGTTGTGCGCGATGAGCACGGTGTTGCCATCGGAAAGCTGGAGAATGAATCTCTGGTGCCGGCTGCCCTCGTTGTCATCGGGGAGGGTCTTGCGGACGCGTCCTGTGATCTCCATCTGAAGATCGCTTGTGCCATTCTCGTATGCTTCTCTCACCTTTGCTGCTGATGCCTCTCTGATGCTCTGCGCGGACTGGGTTGCTGTGGTGGTTGGTGTCTGCTTTGGTTCGGACTTCTGCGCTTTGGTCGTTGTCGGCTGGGATGATGTTGAAGGTGCAGGGTCTGGTTGCGGTTTGGAGGTATTGCTCGCCGTCTGCGTCTGCTGGGTGGACTGCTGCTGGGTTTGTGCTGGCAGCCCCAGCTTTGCTCTGATCGTCGGATTCGCAAGCGCGAGCCCGATGAGCGCGACGACAATACCGCCGATCGTGAGTTTCTGTTTGCCGCCCGGTTTACGCGATTGATCTGCCATTGTTGAGTATAGGTTGTTGGTGCCACTTTCGCGTCCATCTGCCCTAACCTATCCCCATGTCCAGCACGCCCGATACCGTCCCCTCCGCTGCTGAGTTTGAGAAACTCGGCATGTTCTATCTCGGTCGCGAACTGCCGTCACTCGACGCGGACAGCGATGACCAGTCACCCACCAGAACACTGCTCTACGACTCGCGCGATCTTGTCACACACGCACTCTGCGTCGGCATGACCGGCAGCGGCAAGACCGGACTGTGCATGTGCCTGCTCGAAGAGGCAGCGATCGACGGGATCCCCGCGATCGTGATCGATCCGAAGGGTGATCTCTCGAACCTGCTTCTCACCTTCCCTGAACTGCAGCCCGAAGACTTCAGGCCGTGGATCAACGCCGATGACGCGCGACGAAAGGGAGTCTCGCAGGACGAATACGCAAAGAAGCAGGCCGATCTCTGGAAGAACGGACTCGGCAAGTGGGGACAGGACGGCGAACGCATCAAACGCCTGCGCGATGCGGCAGACTTCATGGTGTACACGCCAGGGTCCAGCTCCGGCATGCCGGTATCGGTACTGCGCTCGTTCGATCCACCAACCAGAGCGGTGATCGAAGATGCAGACCTGTATCGCGCAAAGGTCTCGGGCGCAGTGTCGAGTCTGCTCGGGCTGCTGAAAGTCGAGTCCGATCCTGTCACCGGTCCTGAACACATCTTCCTTTCAGCACTGCTCGATCACGAATGGCAACACGGGCGAACCATCACGCTCGCGGGATTGATCAGAGCAATCCAGCAGCCGCCCATCAGCCGCGTCGGTGTGATGGATCTTGAGATGTTCTTTCCCGAGAAGGACCGTGTCTCGCTTGCGATGAAACTGAACGCGCTTGTTGCCTCGCCCGCGTTCGCAGCATGGTCCGAAGGACCGGCGCTCGACATTGCAAACGCGCTCTACACACCCGAGGGCAAACCGCGTATCGCGATCTTTTCTATTGCACATCTGAACGACGACGAACGCATGTTCTTCGTCTCAACACTGCTCCAGCGCGTGCTGGAATGGACGCGATCGCAGCCTGGCACGACAAGTCTTCGCGCACTTGTGTACATGGACGAGATTGCAGGGTACTGCCCGCCGGTTGCAAACCCGCCATCGAAGCAGCCGCTGCTCACCCTGATGAAGCAGGCGCGCGCATTCGGCGTGGGCATCGTGCTTGCGACACAGAACCCCGTCGATTTGGATTACAAGGGACTCTCGAACGCGGGCACGTGGCTGATCGGTCGATTACAGGCAGAGCGCGACAAGCAGCGTCTGCTCGACGGGCTTGAGAGCGCAGCTGGCGGCTCTCTCGATCGCAGTGCGATCGACAAGGCAATCTCCGGCTTGCGCAGCCGAGTATTCCTCATGAACAATGTCCACGACGACGGGCCGGTGCTGTTCGAGACACGTTGGGCGATGTCCTATCTTCGCGGCCCGTTGACACGCGATCAGATCGGCACGCTGATGGAGTCAAAGAAGCAGGCGTTGCAACAGGCAAAGCCGGTGATCCAGCCCCCATCGCAGCCCGCTGTTGAATCAAGCCACAGCGATTCAAATCAGAAAGAGAACACTGACAAGGACATCACATTACCGCCCGTGCTGCCGAGCGAAGTCAGCCAGTTCTTTGTTGGTTCGAGATCGCGCAAGCCCGCAAAGGCTGAGCTGACGTATGTCCCGTCCGTCATCGGGAGCATTGGTGTGCATTACTCCGATGCGCGGCGCAAGGTTGATTACGCCGATCGCATCATGATGCTGGTGCCGATGCAGGATGGACCGGTCCCAGTTGATTTCGACCACGCAGCACACATCGAACTGACCGAAGATGATCTCACACACGAACCCGATGAGAAGACCACGTTCCAGTCGTTCCCATCCGGAATCATCGACAAGTCCAGCGAGCGTGACTGGAAGAAGCAGTTCACCGACACCATCTACAGGAATCAGCGGCTCACAATCTTCACGAGCAAATCACTCAAACTCATCTCTGAGCCTGACGAATCGGAAGCAGCATTCCAGGCACGGCTCTCGCTTGCAGCCCGCGAGAAACGCGACGAACTCTCCGACGAGCTTCGCGGCAAGTACGGACCAAAGCTTGATGCACTGGAAGAGCGACTGCGCAAGGCAGAGCAGAAGATCGAGGTGCAAAAGTCGCAGGCACGCGGCGCGACAATGTCCGCAGTGATATCCGCTGGCGCTGCTGTGCTTGGTGCGTTTCTCGGAAGAAAGAAGATCAGTTCGTCCACCGTCACAAAGGCTGGAACAGCTGTTCGTGGCGCAAGTCGATCTGCACAAGAGGCTGGCGATGTGAAAAGAGCCAGGGAAGATGCCGAGGCGATCAAAGCGAAGCTCGAAGAACTGGAAGCAGAGTTCAAGGAGGAACTGAAGAACGTCGAGCAAGTGGTCGAGACGCTGGTGCAGGAAGTCGATCGCATTGAGATCGCACCGAAGAAAACAAATATCGATGTGAGAATCGCTGCGCTGTGCTGGCTCGCGCACTGGAAACTGCCCGACGGCACACTGCAAGAAGCGTGGACATGAGTGAGCCCACATCTCCCACCGTTCGGCATGTGCTGATCCTGACGTGCCTGTGCGCGATCGCGTATCTGCCGGGCCTGATCAATCACGGGTTGACCAACTGGCAGGAAGCCCAGCGTGCGCTCGTGTTCCAGCAGATGCACGAGCAGGGCGCGTGGCTCGTCCCGACCGTCCATGGCGATCCATATCTGGCAAAGCCGCCCATGATCTATTGGTGGCAAAGGGCGTTTTCCATGCTGCTGGGCAATCGCACAGATATCCTGCCGTTGCGATTGACAGTCGCTATCGCGGGATGGCTGGGCGTCATCGCAACATACGCTGCCGGCAGGGTCCTGCTTCGATCCGAAGAAGACAATACACGCAAGTCTGCGACCGCATCACTACTTGGTGCATCGATGCTCGCAACAGGGTTGCTGTACGTGCGATCGAGCAGGATAGGCGAACTCGACATACTGCTCACGTGGCCGACCTCGCTCTCTATTCTGCTCTGCTTCGTGCTGATGACGCGCAAGCACACACCAAAGCAACTGTGGATCTGTTCCTTGCTTCTGTTTGCAACAACCGCGTGCGCTGCAATGACGAAAGGGCCGCCAGCAGTTGTTGCAATCGTGTGCGCATTCATCGGCGGGCATGTGCTCAACTGCGCTGTCCATCATGCCCGATTCAGAACGCCGATTTTTCTTGCAGGCGGCGTGCTTGCTTCCATCGCAGCAGTGATCTCGTTCTGGATTCGCGGCAGCCTGCAGAATCTGGATGCAAACGCAATCATCGGGCTTGTCTACGTCATCGCTTCGATCGGCATCATCACGTTTCTCGTTGCGAACGCCTGCACACATCTCAAGGCACTTGCGCAAATCACAAAGCAACCACTCCCGCTTATTGCAATCCTGCTCGGCGCGCTGACAGCTGTCGGATGGATTGCGATCGTTGCCCGGTCCATCGGATGGGACAATGTCCGCAGCGCGATGGAGTATGAGACAGGCGACAACCTGCGTCTTTTCGTGCTCGATGCGCCGATGCACAATATCGAAGCAATGGCATTCGGTGTCGGGCTTGGCTCGATCGTGATGATCGGTGCGTTGTTCGTCGGCACGTTACAAACGCTGAGATCAGGCTGGGGTTTCTGGAAGCAGCTCGATCAAGGCACGCTGTGGATTGTTGCGTGGGTGCTCGGCTCACTCTTTGTGTTCAGCATCATCGGGAAGGGTGTGCCACGTTATCTCACGCCGGTCTGGCCGGGTGTTGCGTTACTAGCAGGTGTTGCAGCCATGCATACGAAGTTGCCAAACCGTGCCACCAGTTCTGTCATCCTGTTAGCATGCGCCATCCTTGCAATCGGACAGGGCTGGTGGTATGGATACGGTCGCGAAGCACGCTTTGCAAACCGTTCACCACGAGACTTGATCCACGCGTTCAAAGCATCTGCAAACGACAACACCGCACTGTTCGCACTGGACCACTGGTCGCCTGCACTCGATTTTTACTGGGGCAAATCCGTTGTGCCAGTTATGGAAAACGGACCGGATATCCATGTTGCGGGTGTACATCCAATATCTCTTAACTCACTGCATGACTTCGTAGCAGAACACACAGCAATCTTTGTCATCGCCCGCCGCGAAGCACGAGCAGAGTACGACACTACATATCCCGCAGGTCGACTGGCTGCGCTAGGCTTTGTTGTGCAGGAGATCGCACAGCTTCCGGCGTACACGATCGACAACGGGCGGAGCGCAACAGTCGTCCTCAAAGTGACCAGGTAAACACTGCCTGCAATCGTCATTTATGGCTGATCGGGCGGGACATCCTGCTCGAGTTGCACCAGTTCGATCCGAGCATAGAGCGTTTCGGTATCACCGTACGCGCCGGTTCCTGGGGGCATGATGATGAGTCGACGGCTGCCTTCTGTCATTCCACGCAAACCAAGCTGCCAGCCAAGAAACTTGTCCTGTCTCACCGGAAGTGACTCACGGAAGATGCCTCCATGTCGCTCTGTATTGTCGGTCATCGAACCACTTCCGATGTGCATGGTGTACTTCAGGAACATGATATTGCTGTCGAATGCTGGTATACCTTCCGGCCTGTAGTAGTCGATTGTAATCACACCTTCGGATAATCGATTCACAATCGCTGGCGACTCAATGCGGGTCCACGGCTCCGGGGTTGTATCAAAGACCGTGTTTCCTTCTGCATCAAAGCCTCGCTCCTGAAAGACAAACGCTGAGTTGGTCTCATCAATCCCATACACGTTGAGCACTGCGTCATAGTACACGGCTCCGTCGCGATCAATGCTTGCGTGTGCAATTGTCTTTGATGTCAGTGTATGTTCATCAAAGTCGTTCACAGCAAAGTCGGCAACAGGGAATAACTCCTCCCGTTTGATCGTCGGAAAATCCTCGGGAGATGCCCACATGCCCGCGAGCACATCTGCACGCTGTTCGACCTTGAAGTTCCACAGGCGCAAGCGCAGTCCATCGTGCGACTCATACACACTCAGTACACGCTGGCTCTTGGGATCAGGACCAAGCATCCCGATCGCGTGCTCAACATACATCGCGTGCGGAAGATCCTGCACCTGAATCTGGCATATCCCCAGTTGTTCGCTGACTTGGGTAGACTCGTCATCAGTCTGTGCCTGACTTGCGCGCTGCCAGACACCAATCATGCGATCCATCACGTCATCTGGTGTCTGTATGACACCCTTCGTTCCTGCGTCCGGATCAACGGGTGTCCGTGAGCCGTCATCAGCATGCTGTGCAAGGACGCATGTGCATGACAATGACAGAACACCCAAACATGCAATGCTAACAAACCGACGCATGGCAATCCAACTCCTCTCAAACCAACCAGTCACTGAATGGAAAGCAGCTGCATTCCACAGCTGCTCTCACACACTCGTTTGCAATAATATTCCACTTCAGGCCAGATCAGGGAACAAAGACGTAACTGTGCTAACAAGATCCTTCACATGGCTGATAGACTCCTCCATGAGCTTTTGCTCGTCGCCCTGCAGTTTGAACTCAATGACCTTCTCAACACCGTTTGATCCGAGCAGTGCAGGCACACCAACGAAGTATCCGCCGATCCCGAACTCCTTCTCGCAGTAGGCCGCTGACGGAATCACTCGCTTCTTGTCCTTGACAATCGCTTCGACCATATCGATCGTGCCTGACGCGGGTGCGTAGTACGCGCTCGTTCCCATGAGTTTGACGATCTCGCCACCACCAACCTTTGCGCGCTCAACGCACGCCGTGATCTTCTCGGCAGGCAACAACTCTGAGACTGGCACGCTGCACACCGTTGTCAGTCGTGGGAACGGGACCATGTCGTCGCCATGACCACCAAGCAGGAGCGCGTGTACGTCTTCGACACTCACGCCGAGTTCCATCGCGATGAACGTGCGATAGCGAGCAACATCGAGCGCTCCCGCCTGTCCCATGATGCGGTTTGTCGGGAACCCTGTTGTCTTCCATGCGGTGTACACCATTGCGTCGAGCGGATTCGCAACAACAATGACAATCGAATCGGGCGCGTGCTTCTTGATGTTCTCGCTGACACTGCGCACAATCTTGACGTTTGTCTGGATCAGATCGTCACGAGACATGCCGGGCTTGCGAGGCAGACCAGCAGTGATCACAACGACATCAGACCCAGCGATGTCGGCGTAATCAGATGTGCCTGTGATCCGCGAATCAAAGTTCTCGATTGGGCCGCAGCATGCGAGATCGAGTGCCTTGCCTTGCGCCACACCAACCCGGTCCGGGATGTCGAGCAGCACAATGTCACCGAGTTCCTTTGCAGCTGCCCAGTGCGCACAAGTTGCACCAACATTGCCTGCTCCGATGACGCTGATCTTTGCCCGACGCATGCAGAATCTCCGATCTGAGGTTGTGGCCCGAACAGGCCCAAAGTGTGGAAAATGTGAGTTCGAGGGGACATCGCAATCGGCTGCCGCCGAGCGAGTGCCAGTATAGGAAACGCTCGCGAAAAGACAATCTATTTTCGGGTTGTGGTCAGGGTAGCAACAACTGTTTTATACCCACAAATCAGTGGCATTCCATACGAAAAGCAGCAACCACGCCAGCACACTCCTTCCTATCGTGATCCATGAACTCGCACACCACGCTCCTGCCGGATGAACTGTCTCAGCGAAACAGATACAAACTGCTCATCGGGTCCGTTGTCCCGCGCCCGATCTTCCTCGTTTCAACCATCAGCCGAGAAGGAGTTACGAATGTCGCACCCTTCTCATTTGCCAATGCGATTAGTGCACAGCCAATGCTCATGATGTTTTGCCCAGCAAACAACGACCATGGTGGAATCAAGGATACGTTACGCAACTGCATGCCGGAATCTGACGGCGGTATGGGGCAGTTTGTTGTCAACATCGTGAGTCACGCTATGGTGCGTCAAATGGCAGCGTGTGCAGAACCGCTTGGTGAAAACGAGAGTGAGTTTGATCTAGCAGGGCTTACACACGCGACTTCGACAAAGGTCAAACCTCCAGGTGTTGCCGAATCACTAGTCAGGTTTGAGTGCGAAACACGGGAAGTACATCGGTTTGCGCCGGATACGCCTGGCGGCGGCAACATGGTCATTGGACAGGTTGCTGCCATTCATGTTCATAGAGACATTCTCGATGAGAGCACGCACATTGATCCGGCTAGACTTGATGCGATTGGACGTATGGGCGGACTCGGCTACTGCACAACGAGAGATCGTTTCGATCTTCCAATGGGAAAGCGCGCACTTGCACCGCAATAGCAACCAAACACTACACCCCCAGCGACTCTGACTCCTCCTTCACAAGAGCCGAGTAGAGTGAAGAAAGCTGCTGGGTGATTGGACTGCGAGTGCCGCTGCCGATGATGTTTCCGTCAATGCGCACAACCGGCACAATCTCGCCCATCGTGCCCGTGCAGAACACCTCGTCCGCATCAAAGAACCGCTCGGGCAGAATGTCATCAACGAGATGCGGGATGCCATGCGTCTGGCACAGTTCAAGCACCGCCGCTCGCGTGATTCCCTCGGGACATGCCTTGGTTGTTGGCGTTTCCACGCGCCCATCCTTCACAAGAAACAGATGTGTTGCGTTGGTCTCCGCAACAAAGCCCTTCGTGTCCAGCATCATCGCATCATCCGCGTCCGTAGCATTGGCTTCGAGCTTCGCAAGGATGGATGTCAGTTGATTGCTCGAATGGATGTGCTGATCGAGCACATCGGCAAACGGCCTGCGCTGCTTCGCGATGATCAATGCCAGCCCCGATTTGTCGTACACCGGTGGCTTGTATTCCGCAAGAACAATCAGTGTTGATCCCATCGTGTTGATGCGCGGATCGAGTCCAGACGTGTACTTCACGCCACGCGTCAGCGTCAAACGAATATGCAC
Coding sequences:
- a CDS encoding aminotransferase class I/II-fold pyridoxal phosphate-dependent enzyme, with the translated sequence MHAQIASRFAPFGTTIFAEMTRLANEHNAVNLSQGFPDFDGPDELKQAMIDAVGVGSVGKNQYARSAGEPVLVSAIANDWRERTGIEVDPMSQVTVTTGCTEALAAIFLGLFEPGDEVILMEPYYDAYLAGCAMAGVTPKFVQLAPNRSTGQFEFDPEQIRNAVSPRTRAMVLNTPHNPTGKVFSRDELESIASICREHDLILISDEVYEHLVLDDSAEHLSPMTLQDMADRTVVCSSIGKTCSVTGWKVGWTIASAELSAGVRSAHQFLTFATHTPTQHAAASIISAGLPHVSRLRDHLRMMRNELSAALVSAGFGVFHAPAGYFVMADYSSMPSLGSLNDREVCQKLITDAGIATIPPSSFCQDHAVTKGLVRFAFCKHHDTIRKACHQLANWA
- a CDS encoding DUF3465 domain-containing protein, which encodes MADQSRKPGGKQKLTIGGIVVALIGLALANPTIRAKLGLPAQTQQQSTQQTQTASNTSKPQPDPAPSTSSQPTTTKAQKSEPKQTPTTTATQSAQSIREASAAKVREAYENGTSDLQMEITGRVRKTLPDDNEGSRHQRFILQLSDGNTVLIAHNIDLADRVPVKEGDEVVIYGEYEWSEQGGTMHWTHHDPKGWHEDGWIMHNGKTYK
- a CDS encoding ATP-binding protein yields the protein MSSTPDTVPSAAEFEKLGMFYLGRELPSLDADSDDQSPTRTLLYDSRDLVTHALCVGMTGSGKTGLCMCLLEEAAIDGIPAIVIDPKGDLSNLLLTFPELQPEDFRPWINADDARRKGVSQDEYAKKQADLWKNGLGKWGQDGERIKRLRDAADFMVYTPGSSSGMPVSVLRSFDPPTRAVIEDADLYRAKVSGAVSSLLGLLKVESDPVTGPEHIFLSALLDHEWQHGRTITLAGLIRAIQQPPISRVGVMDLEMFFPEKDRVSLAMKLNALVASPAFAAWSEGPALDIANALYTPEGKPRIAIFSIAHLNDDERMFFVSTLLQRVLEWTRSQPGTTSLRALVYMDEIAGYCPPVANPPSKQPLLTLMKQARAFGVGIVLATQNPVDLDYKGLSNAGTWLIGRLQAERDKQRLLDGLESAAGGSLDRSAIDKAISGLRSRVFLMNNVHDDGPVLFETRWAMSYLRGPLTRDQIGTLMESKKQALQQAKPVIQPPSQPAVESSHSDSNQKENTDKDITLPPVLPSEVSQFFVGSRSRKPAKAELTYVPSVIGSIGVHYSDARRKVDYADRIMMLVPMQDGPVPVDFDHAAHIELTEDDLTHEPDEKTTFQSFPSGIIDKSSERDWKKQFTDTIYRNQRLTIFTSKSLKLISEPDESEAAFQARLSLAAREKRDELSDELRGKYGPKLDALEERLRKAEQKIEVQKSQARGATMSAVISAGAAVLGAFLGRKKISSSTVTKAGTAVRGASRSAQEAGDVKRAREDAEAIKAKLEELEAEFKEELKNVEQVVETLVQEVDRIEIAPKKTNIDVRIAALCWLAHWKLPDGTLQEAWT
- a CDS encoding glycosyltransferase family 39 protein, with the protein product MSEPTSPTVRHVLILTCLCAIAYLPGLINHGLTNWQEAQRALVFQQMHEQGAWLVPTVHGDPYLAKPPMIYWWQRAFSMLLGNRTDILPLRLTVAIAGWLGVIATYAAGRVLLRSEEDNTRKSATASLLGASMLATGLLYVRSSRIGELDILLTWPTSLSILLCFVLMTRKHTPKQLWICSLLLFATTACAAMTKGPPAVVAIVCAFIGGHVLNCAVHHARFRTPIFLAGGVLASIAAVISFWIRGSLQNLDANAIIGLVYVIASIGIITFLVANACTHLKALAQITKQPLPLIAILLGALTAVGWIAIVARSIGWDNVRSAMEYETGDNLRLFVLDAPMHNIEAMAFGVGLGSIVMIGALFVGTLQTLRSGWGFWKQLDQGTLWIVAWVLGSLFVFSIIGKGVPRYLTPVWPGVALLAGVAAMHTKLPNRATSSVILLACAILAIGQGWWYGYGREARFANRSPRDLIHAFKASANDNTALFALDHWSPALDFYWGKSVVPVMENGPDIHVAGVHPISLNSLHDFVAEHTAIFVIARREARAEYDTTYPAGRLAALGFVVQEIAQLPAYTIDNGRSATVVLKVTR
- the mdh gene encoding malate dehydrogenase; translation: MRRAKISVIGAGNVGATCAHWAAAKELGDIVLLDIPDRVGVAQGKALDLACCGPIENFDSRITGTSDYADIAGSDVVVITAGLPRKPGMSRDDLIQTNVKIVRSVSENIKKHAPDSIVIVVANPLDAMVYTAWKTTGFPTNRIMGQAGALDVARYRTFIAMELGVSVEDVHALLLGGHGDDMVPFPRLTTVCSVPVSELLPAEKITACVERAKVGGGEIVKLMGTSAYYAPASGTIDMVEAIVKDKKRVIPSAAYCEKEFGIGGYFVGVPALLGSNGVEKVIEFKLQGDEQKLMEESISHVKDLVSTVTSLFPDLA
- a CDS encoding flavin reductase family protein; its protein translation is MNSHTTLLPDELSQRNRYKLLIGSVVPRPIFLVSTISREGVTNVAPFSFANAISAQPMLMMFCPANNDHGGIKDTLRNCMPESDGGMGQFVVNIVSHAMVRQMAACAEPLGENESEFDLAGLTHATSTKVKPPGVAESLVRFECETREVHRFAPDTPGGGNMVIGQVAAIHVHRDILDESTHIDPARLDAIGRMGGLGYCTTRDRFDLPMGKRALAPQ
- a CDS encoding aminotransferase class IV; the protein is MLQKYDARNADIIVNVAGKLTHRNDAAVSPFDSSVQNGDAVWEGLRLYDGKIFRLSAHLARLRKSAQMLSYTDIPSDEKIITQIKRTLEANNMQTDVHIRLTLTRGVKYTSGLDPRINTMGSTLIVLAEYKPPVYDKSGLALIIAKQRRPFADVLDQHIHSSNQLTSILAKLEANATDADDAMMLDTKGFVAETNATHLFLVKDGRVETPTTKACPEGITRAAVLELCQTHGIPHLVDDILPERFFDADEVFCTGTMGEIVPVVRIDGNIIGSGTRSPITQQLSSLYSALVKEESESLGV